From one Lycium ferocissimum isolate CSIRO_LF1 chromosome 7, AGI_CSIRO_Lferr_CH_V1, whole genome shotgun sequence genomic stretch:
- the LOC132063855 gene encoding WRKY transcription factor 22-like — protein sequence MEEDWDLHAVVRGCCASSTTSAATSTTTATTTSCCSFQPRQDDNIFSFQDPFVPRFDNPTSDFEELHNLYKPFFPKSQQPQQILVPLSPQNNIPISPLSDLGGLQDLSPQQTLKQQQQQHIPQLNSIRLTQPKQSLSINGSTTSASHTQSPRPKRRKNQLKKVCQVPAEGLSSDMWSWRKYGQKPIKGSPYPRGYYRCSTSKGCLARKQVERNRSDPNMFIVTYTAEHNHPMPTHRNSLAGSTRHKPANSEAGTVNDSTKPTTSSPVSSPVTEKQESSRDEKADIFDDDDDDEFGSSNMGLDNNMEPADDDFFEGLDELAAQATGDCFSDNFPVSMQLPWLSNNATTTAAGGV from the exons ATGGAGGAGGATTGGGATCTACATGCGGTGGTCAGAGGCTGCTGTGCCAGTTCCACCACCTCCGCCGCCACCAGCACCACCACCGCCACGACTACTTCTTGTTGCAGCTTCCAACCAAGACAAGATGACAACATTTTTAGCTTTCAAGATCCATTTGTGCCAAGATTTGACAACCCCACAAGTGATTTTGAAGAGCTGCATAATCTTTACAAGCCATTCTTccccaaatcacaacaaccacaacaaataCTAGTACCTCTTTCTCCTCAAAATAATATACCCATTTCACCCCTCTCTGATCTTGGAGGACTACAAGATCTATCACCCCAACAAACACTAAaacagcagcagcagcaacatATTCCTCAGCTGAACAGTATAAGACTAACACAACCCAAACAATCTCTGTCTATAAATGGCTCCACAACTAGTGCTTCACATACTCAAAGCCCGAGACCTAAAAGAAG gAAAAACCAACTGAAGAAGGTATGCCAAGTACCTGCTGAGGGTTTATCTTCTGACATGTGGTCTTGGAGAAAATATGGTCAAAAACCCATCAAAGGCTCTCCATATCCAAG GGGATATTACAGGTGTAGCACCTCAAAGGGTTGTTTAGCCCGAAAACAAGTGGAGCGAAATAGATCCGACCCGAATATGTTCATTGTCACATACACAGCAGAACACAACCACCCTATGCCTACTCACCGGAATTCCCTTGCCGGAAGTACACGTCATAAGCCGGCAAACTCCGAAGCAGGCACAGTAAATGACTCTACCAAACCAACTACCTCATCGCCGGTATCTTCACCGGTAACGGAAAAGCAAGAAAGCAGCAGGGATGAAAAAGCAGACAtttttgatgatgatgatgatgatgaatttgGGAGTTCCAATATGGGATTAGATAATAACATGGAACCTGCAGATGATGACTTTTTTGAAGGGTTAGATGAACTTGCTGCTCAGGCTACCGGAGATTGCTTTTCCGATAACTTTCCAGTGTCTATGCAACTACCATGGCTGTCAAATAATGCTACAACCACCGCCGCTGGTGGTGTTTGA